A genomic window from Pagrus major chromosome 23, Pma_NU_1.0 includes:
- the trip10a gene encoding cdc42-interacting protein 4 homolog isoform X4, which produces MDWGTELWDQYDTIEKHTQSGLELVEKYVKFVKERTEIEQNYAKQLRNLSKKYNLKRSSKDEPECRLSSYQSFLEILNEMNDYAGQRELIAENMMMSICIDLTKYLQEIKQERKTYLMEAKKAQQSLESTYKQLDSSKKRFEREWREVERAAQYAEKTDQDINATKADVEKAKQQAHMRAHVAEECKNDYAAQLQKYNKEQNQFYFNDMPLIFNKLQDLDERRVRKLAQGYVLFSDTEKHVMPIIGKCLEGITKAGTNVNERNDSMVVIEQSKSGFERPGDLEFEDYSQGINRASSDSSLGTPKGPMDLLGKNRSKNFWLFSKRSKPAVTEDFAHLPPEQRRKRLQQKLEEICKELQKEVDQSEALGKMKDVYEKNPQMGDPASLASQISQTTQNIERLRGELNKYETWLAEAGGRGDTLRYKTHTFNNNGAHDVHSPDGAHSDESTPDPSQAIYAEFDDDFEDEELTVPIGKCTAMYNFPGASEGTIAMQEGEVLAVVEEDKGDGWTRVRRSNGDEGYIPTSYVTISLNE; this is translated from the exons GACCAGTATGACACAATCGAGAAGCACACACAGTCTGGcctggagctggtggagaagTATGTGAAATTTGtgaaggagaggacagagattGAGCAAAACTATGCCAAACAACTGAG GAACCTTTCCAAGAAATATAACCTAAAACGAAGCAGCAAAGATGAACCAGAGTGCAG GTTGTCCAGCTACCAGTCTTTTTTGGAAATCCTAAATGAGATGAACGACTACGCTGGGCAGAGGGAGCTAATTGCagagaacatgatgatgagcATTTGCATCGACCTCACCAAGTACCTGCAAGAAATCAAGCAGGAACGAAAGACG TATCTGATGGAGGCCAAGAAGGCCCAGCAGAGTTTGGAGAGCACCTACAAGCAGCTTGACAGT AGTAAAAAGCGCTTTGAGAGGGAATGGAGAGAAGTGGAGCGTGCAGCACAGTATGCAGAGAAGACTGATCAAGACATCAATGCCACAAAGGCGGACGTTGAAAAA GCCAAACAGCAAGCTCATATGAGAGCGCACGTAGCGGAGGAGTGTAAGAACGACTACGCTGCTCAGCTTCAGAAGTACAACAAGGAGCAGAACCAGTTCTATTTTAATGATATGCCGCTCATTTTCAAT aaATTGCAGGATCTGGATGAGAGGCGAGTACGGAAGTTGGCGCAAGGATACGTCTTGTTCTCAGACACAGAGAAGCATGTGATGCCTATCATTGGCAAGTGCCTGGAAGGCATTACTAAAGCCGGCACTAATGTTAATGAGAGGAAT GACTCCATGGTTGTAATAGAGCAGAGCAAGTCAGGCTTTGAACGACCCGGGGATTTGGAGTTTGAGGACTACAGTCAGGGCATCAACAGAGCCTCATCCGACAGCAGCCTGGGCACGCCTAAAGGCCCCATGGACCTACTGGGAAAGAACAGGAGCAAAAACTTTTGGCTTTTCAGCAAAAGGAGTAAG CCTGCGGTGACAGAGGACTTCGCTCATCTTCCACCAGAGCAGCGCAGGAAGAGGTTACAACAGAAACTAGAGGAAATTTGCAAAGAATTGCAAAAAGAAGTGGatcagag tgAGGCCCTGGGGAAGATGAAAGATGTTTATGAGAAAAATCCTCAAATGGGAGACCCTGCTAGTCTGGCATCCCAAATCAGCCAGACAACCCAGAATATAGAACGGCTCAGAGGAGAGCTCAACAAGTATGAG ACTTGGTTGGCTGAGGCAGGGGGTCGAGGGGACACATTGCGCTACAAAACTcacacatttaacaacaatGGAGCTCATGATGTACACAG CCCCGACGGAGCTCACTCCGATGAAAGCACTCCTGATCCCTCCCAGGCCATCTACGCTGAGTTTGATGATGACTTTGAGGACGAGGAACTAACTGTTCCTATTGGGAAATGCACAGCCATGTACAACTTCCCTG GTGCTAGTGAAGGTACCATCGCTATGCAGGAGGGGGAGGTGCTGGCCGTGGTAGAGGAGGACAAAGGTGACGGCTGGACCCGTGTCCGTAGGAGCAACGGGGATGAAGGATACATACCTACATCTTATGTCACCATCTCCTTAAACGAATGA
- the trip10a gene encoding cdc42-interacting protein 4 homolog isoform X3, producing MDWGTELWDQYDTIEKHTQSGLELVEKYVKFVKERTEIEQNYAKQLRNLSKKYNLKRSSKDEPECRLSSYQSFLEILNEMNDYAGQRELIAENMMMSICIDLTKYLQEIKQERKTYLMEAKKAQQSLESTYKQLDSSKKRFEREWREVERAAQYAEKTDQDINATKADVEKAKQQAHMRAHVAEECKNDYAAQLQKYNKEQNQFYFNDMPLIFNKLQDLDERRVRKLAQGYVLFSDTEKHVMPIIGKCLEGITKAGTNVNERNDSMVVIEQSKSGFERPGDLEFEDYSQGINRASSDSSLGTPKGPMDLLGKNRSKNFWLFSKRSKKFTPERIMPAVTEDFAHLPPEQRRKRLQQKLEEICKELQKEVDQSEALGKMKDVYEKNPQMGDPASLASQISQTTQNIERLRGELNKYETWLAEAGGRGDTLRYKTHTFNNNGAHDVHSPDGAHSDESTPDPSQAIYAEFDDDFEDEELTVPIGKCTAMYNFPGASEGTIAMQEGEVLAVVEEDKGDGWTRVRRSNGDEGYIPTSYVTISLNE from the exons GACCAGTATGACACAATCGAGAAGCACACACAGTCTGGcctggagctggtggagaagTATGTGAAATTTGtgaaggagaggacagagattGAGCAAAACTATGCCAAACAACTGAG GAACCTTTCCAAGAAATATAACCTAAAACGAAGCAGCAAAGATGAACCAGAGTGCAG GTTGTCCAGCTACCAGTCTTTTTTGGAAATCCTAAATGAGATGAACGACTACGCTGGGCAGAGGGAGCTAATTGCagagaacatgatgatgagcATTTGCATCGACCTCACCAAGTACCTGCAAGAAATCAAGCAGGAACGAAAGACG TATCTGATGGAGGCCAAGAAGGCCCAGCAGAGTTTGGAGAGCACCTACAAGCAGCTTGACAGT AGTAAAAAGCGCTTTGAGAGGGAATGGAGAGAAGTGGAGCGTGCAGCACAGTATGCAGAGAAGACTGATCAAGACATCAATGCCACAAAGGCGGACGTTGAAAAA GCCAAACAGCAAGCTCATATGAGAGCGCACGTAGCGGAGGAGTGTAAGAACGACTACGCTGCTCAGCTTCAGAAGTACAACAAGGAGCAGAACCAGTTCTATTTTAATGATATGCCGCTCATTTTCAAT aaATTGCAGGATCTGGATGAGAGGCGAGTACGGAAGTTGGCGCAAGGATACGTCTTGTTCTCAGACACAGAGAAGCATGTGATGCCTATCATTGGCAAGTGCCTGGAAGGCATTACTAAAGCCGGCACTAATGTTAATGAGAGGAAT GACTCCATGGTTGTAATAGAGCAGAGCAAGTCAGGCTTTGAACGACCCGGGGATTTGGAGTTTGAGGACTACAGTCAGGGCATCAACAGAGCCTCATCCGACAGCAGCCTGGGCACGCCTAAAGGCCCCATGGACCTACTGGGAAAGAACAGGAGCAAAAACTTTTGGCTTTTCAGCAAAAGGAGTAAG AAGTTTACTCCAGAGAGGATCATG CCTGCGGTGACAGAGGACTTCGCTCATCTTCCACCAGAGCAGCGCAGGAAGAGGTTACAACAGAAACTAGAGGAAATTTGCAAAGAATTGCAAAAAGAAGTGGatcagag tgAGGCCCTGGGGAAGATGAAAGATGTTTATGAGAAAAATCCTCAAATGGGAGACCCTGCTAGTCTGGCATCCCAAATCAGCCAGACAACCCAGAATATAGAACGGCTCAGAGGAGAGCTCAACAAGTATGAG ACTTGGTTGGCTGAGGCAGGGGGTCGAGGGGACACATTGCGCTACAAAACTcacacatttaacaacaatGGAGCTCATGATGTACACAG CCCCGACGGAGCTCACTCCGATGAAAGCACTCCTGATCCCTCCCAGGCCATCTACGCTGAGTTTGATGATGACTTTGAGGACGAGGAACTAACTGTTCCTATTGGGAAATGCACAGCCATGTACAACTTCCCTG GTGCTAGTGAAGGTACCATCGCTATGCAGGAGGGGGAGGTGCTGGCCGTGGTAGAGGAGGACAAAGGTGACGGCTGGACCCGTGTCCGTAGGAGCAACGGGGATGAAGGATACATACCTACATCTTATGTCACCATCTCCTTAAACGAATGA
- the trip10a gene encoding cdc42-interacting protein 4 homolog isoform X1, with translation MDWGTELWDQYDTIEKHTQSGLELVEKYVKFVKERTEIEQNYAKQLRNLSKKYNLKRSSKDEPECRLSSYQSFLEILNEMNDYAGQRELIAENMMMSICIDLTKYLQEIKQERKTYLMEAKKAQQSLESTYKQLDSSKKRFEREWREVERAAQYAEKTDQDINATKADVEKAKQQAHMRAHVAEECKNDYAAQLQKYNKEQNQFYFNDMPLIFNKLQDLDERRVRKLAQGYVLFSDTEKHVMPIIGKCLEGITKAGTNVNERNDSMVVIEQSKSGFERPGDLEFEDYSQGINRASSDSSLGTPKGPMDLLGKNRSKNFWLFSKRSKLSPSTLPPFSTPPAPSPANGPPSPKFGRDPLSYCLKEINKTVKPRISSFRTLRRSKFTPERIMPAVTEDFAHLPPEQRRKRLQQKLEEICKELQKEVDQSEALGKMKDVYEKNPQMGDPASLASQISQTTQNIERLRGELNKYETWLAEAGGRGDTLRYKTHTFNNNGAHDVHSPDGAHSDESTPDPSQAIYAEFDDDFEDEELTVPIGKCTAMYNFPGASEGTIAMQEGEVLAVVEEDKGDGWTRVRRSNGDEGYIPTSYVTISLNE, from the exons GACCAGTATGACACAATCGAGAAGCACACACAGTCTGGcctggagctggtggagaagTATGTGAAATTTGtgaaggagaggacagagattGAGCAAAACTATGCCAAACAACTGAG GAACCTTTCCAAGAAATATAACCTAAAACGAAGCAGCAAAGATGAACCAGAGTGCAG GTTGTCCAGCTACCAGTCTTTTTTGGAAATCCTAAATGAGATGAACGACTACGCTGGGCAGAGGGAGCTAATTGCagagaacatgatgatgagcATTTGCATCGACCTCACCAAGTACCTGCAAGAAATCAAGCAGGAACGAAAGACG TATCTGATGGAGGCCAAGAAGGCCCAGCAGAGTTTGGAGAGCACCTACAAGCAGCTTGACAGT AGTAAAAAGCGCTTTGAGAGGGAATGGAGAGAAGTGGAGCGTGCAGCACAGTATGCAGAGAAGACTGATCAAGACATCAATGCCACAAAGGCGGACGTTGAAAAA GCCAAACAGCAAGCTCATATGAGAGCGCACGTAGCGGAGGAGTGTAAGAACGACTACGCTGCTCAGCTTCAGAAGTACAACAAGGAGCAGAACCAGTTCTATTTTAATGATATGCCGCTCATTTTCAAT aaATTGCAGGATCTGGATGAGAGGCGAGTACGGAAGTTGGCGCAAGGATACGTCTTGTTCTCAGACACAGAGAAGCATGTGATGCCTATCATTGGCAAGTGCCTGGAAGGCATTACTAAAGCCGGCACTAATGTTAATGAGAGGAAT GACTCCATGGTTGTAATAGAGCAGAGCAAGTCAGGCTTTGAACGACCCGGGGATTTGGAGTTTGAGGACTACAGTCAGGGCATCAACAGAGCCTCATCCGACAGCAGCCTGGGCACGCCTAAAGGCCCCATGGACCTACTGGGAAAGAACAGGAGCAAAAACTTTTGGCTTTTCAGCAAAAGGAGTAAG CTCTCTCCCTCCACGCTCCCACCTTTCTCCACACCCCCTGCCCCCTCGCCCGCTAACGGACCCCCTTCCCCCAAGTTTGGCCGGGACCCTCTGTCGTACTGTTTGAAGGAGATCAATAAGACAGTCAAACCCAGAATATCTTCCTTCCGGACGCTCAGGAGATCG AAGTTTACTCCAGAGAGGATCATG CCTGCGGTGACAGAGGACTTCGCTCATCTTCCACCAGAGCAGCGCAGGAAGAGGTTACAACAGAAACTAGAGGAAATTTGCAAAGAATTGCAAAAAGAAGTGGatcagag tgAGGCCCTGGGGAAGATGAAAGATGTTTATGAGAAAAATCCTCAAATGGGAGACCCTGCTAGTCTGGCATCCCAAATCAGCCAGACAACCCAGAATATAGAACGGCTCAGAGGAGAGCTCAACAAGTATGAG ACTTGGTTGGCTGAGGCAGGGGGTCGAGGGGACACATTGCGCTACAAAACTcacacatttaacaacaatGGAGCTCATGATGTACACAG CCCCGACGGAGCTCACTCCGATGAAAGCACTCCTGATCCCTCCCAGGCCATCTACGCTGAGTTTGATGATGACTTTGAGGACGAGGAACTAACTGTTCCTATTGGGAAATGCACAGCCATGTACAACTTCCCTG GTGCTAGTGAAGGTACCATCGCTATGCAGGAGGGGGAGGTGCTGGCCGTGGTAGAGGAGGACAAAGGTGACGGCTGGACCCGTGTCCGTAGGAGCAACGGGGATGAAGGATACATACCTACATCTTATGTCACCATCTCCTTAAACGAATGA
- the trip10a gene encoding cdc42-interacting protein 4 homolog isoform X2: protein MDWGTELWDQYDTIEKHTQSGLELVEKYVKFVKERTEIEQNYAKQLRNLSKKYNLKRSSKDEPECRLSSYQSFLEILNEMNDYAGQRELIAENMMMSICIDLTKYLQEIKQERKTYLMEAKKAQQSLESTYKQLDSSKKRFEREWREVERAAQYAEKTDQDINATKADVEKAKQQAHMRAHVAEECKNDYAAQLQKYNKEQNQFYFNDMPLIFNKLQDLDERRVRKLAQGYVLFSDTEKHVMPIIGKCLEGITKAGTNVNERNDSMVVIEQSKSGFERPGDLEFEDYSQGINRASSDSSLGTPKGPMDLLGKNRSKNFWLFSKRSKLSPSTLPPFSTPPAPSPANGPPSPKFGRDPLSYCLKEINKTVKPRISSFRTLRRSFTPERIMPAVTEDFAHLPPEQRRKRLQQKLEEICKELQKEVDQSEALGKMKDVYEKNPQMGDPASLASQISQTTQNIERLRGELNKYETWLAEAGGRGDTLRYKTHTFNNNGAHDVHSPDGAHSDESTPDPSQAIYAEFDDDFEDEELTVPIGKCTAMYNFPGASEGTIAMQEGEVLAVVEEDKGDGWTRVRRSNGDEGYIPTSYVTISLNE from the exons GACCAGTATGACACAATCGAGAAGCACACACAGTCTGGcctggagctggtggagaagTATGTGAAATTTGtgaaggagaggacagagattGAGCAAAACTATGCCAAACAACTGAG GAACCTTTCCAAGAAATATAACCTAAAACGAAGCAGCAAAGATGAACCAGAGTGCAG GTTGTCCAGCTACCAGTCTTTTTTGGAAATCCTAAATGAGATGAACGACTACGCTGGGCAGAGGGAGCTAATTGCagagaacatgatgatgagcATTTGCATCGACCTCACCAAGTACCTGCAAGAAATCAAGCAGGAACGAAAGACG TATCTGATGGAGGCCAAGAAGGCCCAGCAGAGTTTGGAGAGCACCTACAAGCAGCTTGACAGT AGTAAAAAGCGCTTTGAGAGGGAATGGAGAGAAGTGGAGCGTGCAGCACAGTATGCAGAGAAGACTGATCAAGACATCAATGCCACAAAGGCGGACGTTGAAAAA GCCAAACAGCAAGCTCATATGAGAGCGCACGTAGCGGAGGAGTGTAAGAACGACTACGCTGCTCAGCTTCAGAAGTACAACAAGGAGCAGAACCAGTTCTATTTTAATGATATGCCGCTCATTTTCAAT aaATTGCAGGATCTGGATGAGAGGCGAGTACGGAAGTTGGCGCAAGGATACGTCTTGTTCTCAGACACAGAGAAGCATGTGATGCCTATCATTGGCAAGTGCCTGGAAGGCATTACTAAAGCCGGCACTAATGTTAATGAGAGGAAT GACTCCATGGTTGTAATAGAGCAGAGCAAGTCAGGCTTTGAACGACCCGGGGATTTGGAGTTTGAGGACTACAGTCAGGGCATCAACAGAGCCTCATCCGACAGCAGCCTGGGCACGCCTAAAGGCCCCATGGACCTACTGGGAAAGAACAGGAGCAAAAACTTTTGGCTTTTCAGCAAAAGGAGTAAG CTCTCTCCCTCCACGCTCCCACCTTTCTCCACACCCCCTGCCCCCTCGCCCGCTAACGGACCCCCTTCCCCCAAGTTTGGCCGGGACCCTCTGTCGTACTGTTTGAAGGAGATCAATAAGACAGTCAAACCCAGAATATCTTCCTTCCGGACGCTCAGGAGATCG TTTACTCCAGAGAGGATCATG CCTGCGGTGACAGAGGACTTCGCTCATCTTCCACCAGAGCAGCGCAGGAAGAGGTTACAACAGAAACTAGAGGAAATTTGCAAAGAATTGCAAAAAGAAGTGGatcagag tgAGGCCCTGGGGAAGATGAAAGATGTTTATGAGAAAAATCCTCAAATGGGAGACCCTGCTAGTCTGGCATCCCAAATCAGCCAGACAACCCAGAATATAGAACGGCTCAGAGGAGAGCTCAACAAGTATGAG ACTTGGTTGGCTGAGGCAGGGGGTCGAGGGGACACATTGCGCTACAAAACTcacacatttaacaacaatGGAGCTCATGATGTACACAG CCCCGACGGAGCTCACTCCGATGAAAGCACTCCTGATCCCTCCCAGGCCATCTACGCTGAGTTTGATGATGACTTTGAGGACGAGGAACTAACTGTTCCTATTGGGAAATGCACAGCCATGTACAACTTCCCTG GTGCTAGTGAAGGTACCATCGCTATGCAGGAGGGGGAGGTGCTGGCCGTGGTAGAGGAGGACAAAGGTGACGGCTGGACCCGTGTCCGTAGGAGCAACGGGGATGAAGGATACATACCTACATCTTATGTCACCATCTCCTTAAACGAATGA